Genomic DNA from Edaphobacter lichenicola:
CACATACTCTCCGGAATCGAGACAGAGGACAGATTAGAGATCAGCCGATCGACCGCAGCAGTAATCTCCGGACGATGCCAGTAGTACCGGATCCGGTCACTATAGCTGTAAATCCGCAAAAGCCGCTGCTGCTCCAGCGTGCCCTGGTAATACACCTGCCAATCTGCGGGCTCTCGCAGCATCGTCTCCTCCACTACCCGTGCAAGGTCCGAGCGCTGCGCCGCGTGAAGCAGTTGCGATTCCATATCTTCAAGCGCATACAGAGCTTCACGCATGGCAAAGGTCAGCACAGGGCCTACCTTCAAGATGGCAAAGCCGTCTTCAACCAGCTCAACATATCCGCCGGAGAGTTGATAGTCAGTGGAATGTGCCTCGAAGACGATGTTCTCGGTTTGGGCGCGAAGCCAGTCGACCAACGGCTTCGCCTTCTTCCGATCGTAGGAGATCACAGAATCATGACCGAACTCCACTCCAGGCTGCACGACCAGAGCGATCACGCGACGCCACGCATCCGACAAACCCTGCTCTTCGAAGACGCGCTTGTGCACAGCCAGGGTATGGGTTGCGGCGGCAGTTGAGGTCACCTGCAGCTCGTCAAGAGCGTGTGTAGCGCCGCCGGGTGTAGGCACTTCCGTGCCAATCACATAGACCGGAGCCGGACCTGCGCCGCGCGCTCTCTCTGCCGCCTGGCAAAGCTGCGCTGTCCGTTGCGCAACCACCTCATCCGGCAGCACCGCCGGGTCATCGCCACACGCCATGCTGGCATCAAGGTGAATCTTGGTAAAGCCAGCCAGCACATATTCCCCAACCATTGCCTCGGCAAACCCCATTGCCTTCGCTGCCGGCTGAGCTCGCCATGGGTTCGGTCCGAGATGGTCTCCCCCCAGGATCAACGACTCTGGCAAAAAACCCGCATCGGCAACGTGCCGCAGAACAAACTCGCGAAAGGCCGCTGGCCGCTTCCCTGTGTATCCGCCAAACTGATTAACCTGGTTACTCGTAGCTTCAATCAGCAGAAGCGAGCGTCCATGCGCTGCCTGCTCTGCTGCCGCACGAATCACCCATGGATGTGCGGAGCAGACCGAGTACACAGCAGAGGCGATCCCCGCCTTGCGTTTCGCGAGATGATCCTGAAGAAGAGAGGACATCGTCTAATAAATCCCAAACTCCTGCACGACACGATTGATCACGCCATCCGGACTGGGCGCGTCCGGCTTCAATTGGTGAAAGACGGAGCAGTAAAGTCCAAGCAACTGTCCGAAGATGACGTCGAGCGCCGGTCTGTAGGCATCGGGAATCTCATCATGGATAGAGAGGTACGACTCGCAGCAGGATTTGATCTCAGCCTCTTCCGATGCTGGACCAACCGCGATACGCTCCGCGGTAATTCCCTTCTCGCCTACCTCACGGAGAAGATCTCGCGCATACAGAGCCCTGCGATGATCCTGGGAGACAAAGCACACGAA
This window encodes:
- a CDS encoding D-tagatose-bisphosphate aldolase, class II, non-catalytic subunit, with product MSSLLQDHLAKRKAGIASAVYSVCSAHPWVIRAAAEQAAHGRSLLLIEATSNQVNQFGGYTGKRPAAFREFVLRHVADAGFLPESLILGGDHLGPNPWRAQPAAKAMGFAEAMVGEYVLAGFTKIHLDASMACGDDPAVLPDEVVAQRTAQLCQAAERARGAGPAPVYVIGTEVPTPGGATHALDELQVTSTAAATHTLAVHKRVFEEQGLSDAWRRVIALVVQPGVEFGHDSVISYDRKKAKPLVDWLRAQTENIVFEAHSTDYQLSGGYVELVEDGFAILKVGPVLTFAMREALYALEDMESQLLHAAQRSDLARVVEETMLREPADWQVYYQGTLEQQRLLRIYSYSDRIRYYWHRPEITAAVDRLISNLSSVSIPESMCSRYLPAQYERLRRGEIAGDAVSLIVDRVRDVLRVYGAACGRQ